From the Thermovirga lienii DSM 17291 genome, one window contains:
- a CDS encoding RNAse PH (PFAM: 3' exoribonuclease family, domain 1; 3' exoribonuclease family, domain 2~TIGRFAM: ribonuclease PH~COGs: COG0689 RNase PH~InterPro IPR001247: IPR015847: IPR002381: IPR018336~KEGG: aco:Amico_0294 ribonuclease PH~PFAM: 3' exoribonuclease; Exoribonuclease, phosphorolytic domain 2~PRIAM: tRNA nucleotidyltransferase~SPTR: Ribonuclease PH;~TIGRFAM: ribonuclease PH), which produces MTERIDGRGFKDLRPITIERQYIKYAEGSVRISFGDTKVICTASVEDKVPQFLRGTGQGWVTAEYSMLPRATATRSPRDISKGRLNGRSSEIQRLIGRSLRAGVDLTQLGERTIWIDCDVIQADGGTRTAAITGGFVALVDALRTLHKNALLQGLPITSFVAAVSVGKVDGNIMTDLCYEEDSRAEVDCNVIMNDKGKFIEIQGTGEAGTFSRQELNLLLDAAEEAIRRLFAIQRECLELTEEEVRLIESCSRDSVC; this is translated from the coding sequence ATGACGGAGAGAATAGACGGCAGAGGTTTTAAGGACTTAAGACCAATAACGATAGAGAGACAGTACATCAAATATGCTGAGGGAAGTGTCAGGATTTCTTTTGGAGACACCAAAGTGATATGTACTGCATCGGTGGAAGATAAAGTGCCTCAGTTTCTGAGAGGCACAGGTCAGGGATGGGTGACAGCGGAATACTCGATGTTGCCCAGAGCTACTGCCACAAGGTCCCCAAGGGACATAAGCAAGGGGCGGCTGAACGGTCGAAGCAGTGAGATCCAAAGATTGATAGGAAGGTCCCTTAGAGCAGGTGTTGATTTAACTCAATTGGGAGAAAGGACTATCTGGATAGATTGTGACGTAATCCAAGCTGATGGGGGTACTAGGACTGCTGCCATAACCGGTGGTTTCGTGGCGTTGGTGGATGCCTTGAGAACCCTCCACAAAAACGCCCTTCTCCAAGGGCTTCCTATTACGTCCTTTGTGGCTGCGGTGAGTGTAGGCAAGGTTGATGGCAACATCATGACCGACTTGTGCTACGAGGAGGATTCCAGAGCAGAGGTGGACTGCAACGTCATAATGAACGACAAAGGCAAGTTCATAGAGATTCAAGGAACAGGAGAAGCTGGAACGTTTTCGAGGCAGGAACTGAACCTGTTGCTCGATGCCGCGGAAGAAGCTATAAGGAGGCTTTTTGCGATACAGAGAGAATGCCTTGAGTTGACAGAGGAAGAGGTGCGTTTGATTGAATCTTGTTCCAGAGATAGTGTTTGCTAG
- a CDS encoding PHP domain protein (PFAM: PHP domain~COGs: COG0613 metal-dependent phosphoesterase (PHP family)~InterPro IPR004013: IPR003141~KEGG: aco:Amico_0289 PHP domain protein~PFAM: PHP domain protein~SMART: phosphoesterase PHP domain protein~SPTR: PHP domain protein): protein MIKIDLHLHSNFSDGTLSPRELVHKAKKFGVSILSLTDHDTVSGVRDFMRECAKAGLSCIPGVELSADAPFELHILGYRIQIDKIDEHLKTIRDHRKERNMAMCEKLQGMGIHISMEELEEEAGGDVIARPHIARLMVKKGYVPDERTAFAWYLRRGGEAYVERKRFSPLECIKIIREAGGLPVLAHPVLMGLDEKREIELVEQLVDEGLWGIECFAACQTWEQMNKWSQIADRYGLYKTAGSDFHDGLRPGRKLGMGVPADLLPWSRLGARL, encoded by the coding sequence TTGATAAAAATAGATCTTCATCTTCATAGTAATTTCTCCGATGGGACATTGTCACCTAGGGAGCTGGTGCATAAGGCCAAAAAGTTTGGTGTCTCAATACTGAGTCTTACGGATCATGATACGGTCTCAGGTGTCCGAGACTTCATGCGGGAATGTGCTAAGGCCGGACTGAGCTGTATTCCAGGAGTGGAACTTTCAGCAGATGCCCCCTTTGAGCTTCATATTTTAGGGTATCGTATACAAATAGATAAGATAGATGAACACCTCAAGACCATAAGAGACCATAGGAAGGAAAGAAACATGGCTATGTGCGAGAAACTTCAGGGTATGGGTATCCATATATCGATGGAGGAACTAGAGGAAGAGGCGGGAGGAGATGTAATAGCCCGTCCTCACATAGCCCGTTTGATGGTGAAAAAGGGCTACGTCCCAGACGAGAGGACCGCATTTGCCTGGTACCTCAGGCGAGGTGGAGAAGCCTACGTGGAGAGGAAGAGGTTTTCTCCTTTAGAGTGCATCAAGATCATAAGGGAGGCGGGAGGTTTGCCGGTTTTAGCTCATCCTGTTCTGATGGGTCTTGATGAAAAAAGGGAGATAGAACTTGTAGAACAATTGGTTGACGAAGGATTGTGGGGAATAGAATGCTTTGCAGCATGCCAGACATGGGAACAAATGAACAAGTGGTCTCAGATAGCTGATCGCTATGGTCTATACAAGACAGCGGGATCAGATTTTCACGACGGCCTAAGGCCAGGGCGCAAGTTGGGGATGGGAGTGCCAGCAGATTTGCTTCCCTGGTCTAGGTTGGGGGCAAGACTTTGA
- a CDS encoding Lipoprotein LpqB, GerMN domain protein (PFAM: Sporulation and spore germination~InterPro IPR019606~KEGG: aco:Amico_0293 hypothetical protein~PFAM: Lipoprotein LpqB, GerMN domain~SPTR: Putative uncharacterized protein): protein MGYFRSNNEDKKRRLWKKLEDPRDYEDDYEDEEDGEVEHFDDSEEDYWEEDDIEEEELEELYEPPKVPLWVRVAVWVATVAVFFAIGYWGSDLAIKWMDKKGYLKQKNVISTSTEVAGLTENSSGGAVSQGALFQIYIPEKRGFIKEDVKVSPGLLEDELKQVLSIYIEKCSARGLLRPDVKVLHVFRTGDRLYLDMNASFLESLKAGGEEKAGILITSIVSTVVENFPPITKVKFLIEGKALQDRKPVDLSSFWAMPSS from the coding sequence ATGGGATATTTCCGAAGCAATAACGAAGACAAAAAGAGGCGGTTGTGGAAGAAACTGGAAGATCCAAGAGATTATGAGGATGATTATGAAGATGAAGAGGATGGAGAGGTAGAGCACTTCGACGACTCGGAAGAGGATTATTGGGAAGAAGATGATATCGAAGAGGAAGAGCTGGAGGAATTATACGAGCCGCCGAAGGTACCTTTATGGGTTCGTGTTGCTGTTTGGGTTGCCACGGTGGCAGTATTTTTCGCTATAGGTTATTGGGGATCTGATTTAGCTATAAAGTGGATGGACAAGAAAGGTTATCTCAAACAAAAGAACGTAATATCAACGAGTACCGAGGTTGCGGGATTGACGGAAAATTCCAGTGGAGGAGCTGTCTCCCAAGGGGCTCTTTTCCAAATATATATTCCTGAGAAGAGAGGCTTCATAAAAGAGGACGTAAAAGTTTCACCAGGTCTTTTGGAGGATGAGCTTAAGCAGGTGCTGTCCATATATATTGAAAAATGCAGTGCCAGGGGGCTTTTGAGGCCTGATGTGAAGGTTCTACATGTCTTTAGGACTGGAGACAGACTTTATCTGGACATGAACGCTTCTTTTCTCGAGAGTCTGAAAGCTGGTGGAGAAGAGAAGGCGGGAATCTTAATTACTTCCATAGTTAGCACTGTGGTGGAGAATTTCCCACCCATAACGAAAGTCAAGTTTTTGATAGAGGGGAAGGCACTACAGGATAGGAAGCCAGTGGACCTATCTTCTTTTTGGGCGATGCCATCTTCCTAA
- a CDS encoding hypothetical protein (KEGG: aco:Amico_0286 hypothetical protein~SPTR: Putative uncharacterized protein): METQKSIDKLAETLGAVTARLVESVSRSNQLAGGLSPQLQELFDRWLSIIADEVLKSKDPMGKINIEETSKRIGIDKSSVICLLQYLHRQGVVEIKEVTLVPGNGTDPEVCDCLIKR; the protein is encoded by the coding sequence ATGGAAACACAAAAAAGCATCGATAAGCTTGCAGAAACCTTGGGTGCGGTCACAGCAAGGTTAGTGGAATCCGTCTCACGGTCCAACCAGCTGGCGGGAGGACTTTCTCCTCAACTTCAGGAACTCTTCGACAGATGGCTGTCAATAATCGCTGACGAAGTCCTTAAAAGCAAAGATCCCATGGGCAAAATAAACATAGAAGAAACCTCAAAGCGCATAGGCATAGATAAATCATCGGTGATTTGCTTGCTCCAGTACCTTCACAGACAAGGAGTAGTTGAGATAAAGGAAGTGACACTGGTTCCTGGAAACGGAACTGACCCAGAAGTGTGCGATTGCCTGATCAAGAGGTGA
- a CDS encoding cell wall hydrolase/autolysin (PFAM: N-acetylmuramoyl-L-alanine amidase~COGs: COG0860 N-acetylmuramoyl-L-alanine amidase~InterPro IPR002508~KEGG: aco:Amico_0292 N-acetylmuramoyl-L-alanine amidase~PFAM: cell wall hydrolase/autolysin~SMART: cell wall hydrolase/autolysin~SPTR: Putative N-acetylmuramoyl-L-alanine amidase) gives MRAAKFFFLLMILFFSFSSARASFGAETLTLFVNGEKVGEVHSTAIGGARYVLLRDVAEALGFSIKEKDDVIASYGERTSLEFIPGAAAAIIQGQILALPYRLVKENGQWWFESDTTLKLFGKFIEADRGKNVTLSWQKSSDEVVKKAQQNSQKTSEVESKKPQKTGTYGVVNAVRWGNKDFGIRVVLDYEGPVKVGLVSGVGRLTLRFDGAAVSGSIGESPYPELVRMAVSQFGDRAEFSFVHRAEKVERFKLENPSRYVLDFYDPKPIDKEAPKVVTVTQKKPAEKEAKTTPKPAENFIPKANTKILVMVDAGHGGKDPGAVANGVLEKDINLKVAKLLVEYLRSKGMAAELTRKGDYYLKLSERTQIANSKNASVFVSLHCNALPKGRHAKGVEIYLMALPSDKDAMELAKIENRELLNGDLESTEAVDKKTKVLLQILGDMQQNAKIQESTKFAEVLFSKGKARGLPMRRVAQAPFAVLRGAAMPSVLVEMGYLTEREEALKLKNPSYQKQLAAAIGSGIIAFLRK, from the coding sequence TTGCGGGCAGCTAAGTTTTTTTTCTTGTTGATGATTTTGTTTTTTAGTTTTTCTTCAGCCAGGGCTTCTTTTGGAGCGGAAACCCTGACTCTGTTCGTGAATGGGGAGAAAGTTGGAGAAGTCCACTCAACCGCTATAGGTGGGGCAAGGTACGTTCTTCTCAGAGATGTAGCAGAGGCTTTGGGGTTTTCCATCAAGGAAAAGGATGACGTCATCGCGTCCTATGGAGAAAGGACCTCGTTGGAGTTCATACCTGGGGCGGCCGCAGCGATAATACAGGGACAAATATTAGCTTTGCCTTACCGCTTGGTTAAGGAAAATGGGCAGTGGTGGTTTGAGAGTGATACAACTTTGAAATTGTTTGGCAAGTTTATAGAAGCGGATAGAGGCAAGAACGTTACCCTTTCATGGCAAAAAAGTTCTGATGAAGTTGTAAAAAAAGCTCAACAAAATTCGCAAAAAACCTCTGAAGTAGAGAGCAAGAAACCACAAAAAACTGGGACCTATGGTGTGGTAAATGCTGTAAGGTGGGGAAATAAGGACTTTGGCATAAGAGTAGTGCTGGATTACGAAGGCCCTGTGAAGGTAGGTCTGGTTTCCGGGGTAGGGCGATTGACCCTGAGGTTTGACGGGGCAGCGGTATCAGGTAGCATAGGAGAAAGCCCTTATCCAGAGCTCGTTAGGATGGCGGTTTCTCAATTTGGTGATAGAGCAGAGTTCTCCTTTGTCCATCGCGCGGAGAAAGTAGAGAGGTTCAAACTGGAGAACCCATCAAGATACGTTTTGGATTTTTATGATCCCAAGCCAATAGACAAAGAGGCGCCCAAGGTTGTGACGGTAACCCAAAAGAAGCCAGCCGAAAAAGAAGCGAAAACCACCCCTAAGCCTGCGGAAAACTTTATCCCCAAGGCCAACACCAAAATTTTGGTCATGGTTGACGCTGGGCATGGAGGCAAGGACCCAGGCGCCGTTGCAAATGGAGTTCTTGAAAAGGACATAAATTTGAAGGTAGCCAAGTTGCTGGTTGAGTATTTGAGATCCAAGGGAATGGCAGCGGAGCTTACCCGAAAAGGAGATTATTATCTTAAACTGTCCGAGAGGACTCAAATAGCCAACAGCAAGAACGCTTCGGTTTTCGTCAGTTTGCACTGCAATGCCCTTCCCAAGGGTAGGCATGCCAAGGGAGTCGAGATATATCTCATGGCGCTTCCAAGCGACAAAGATGCCATGGAACTGGCCAAGATAGAGAACCGGGAGCTGTTGAACGGAGATCTGGAGAGCACGGAGGCAGTGGACAAAAAGACCAAGGTGCTGCTTCAGATCCTCGGAGATATGCAGCAGAACGCCAAGATACAGGAGAGCACCAAGTTCGCGGAAGTTTTGTTCTCGAAAGGCAAGGCGCGTGGTCTCCCCATGCGTAGGGTTGCCCAGGCTCCTTTTGCAGTTTTGCGAGGCGCAGCAATGCCTTCGGTTTTGGTGGAGATGGGATATTTGACGGAAAGGGAAGAAGCACTAAAATTAAAAAATCCAAGCTACCAAAAGCAGCTTGCCGCGGCCATAGGCTCTGGAATCATTGCCTTTTTAAGGAAGTAG
- a CDS encoding deoxyribose-phosphate aldolase (PFAM: DeoC/LacD family aldolase~TIGRFAM: deoxyribose-phosphate aldolase~COGs: COG0274 Deoxyribose-phosphate aldolase~InterPro IPR002915: IPR011343~KEGG: npu:Npun_F4344 deoxyribose-phosphate aldolase~PFAM: deoxyribose-phosphate aldolase/phospho-2-dehydro-3-deoxyheptonate aldolase~PRIAM: Deoxyribose-phosphate aldolase~SPTR: Deoxyribose-phosphate aldolase;~TIGRFAM: deoxyribose-phosphate aldolase), which produces MDIIEMLAKRAGITAAKAEAGFYERVKKEDVIGSIDHTLLSGTASPEEIINLCEEAVENQFAGVCIYPAWVPLAREVLQDKPQKICTVVAFPSGALPAVLKAKEIEWARENRADEVDVVLNIVNILKNDKKALLEELKTLREAAGDICLKAIIETNLLTNHQKAMCVTLAEEARIDYIKTGTGEKGPVTFFDVAFLKSLTSDSSGLKIKAAGGIRSMKAAEILVALGASRLGTSKALELLSSRQC; this is translated from the coding sequence ATGGATATTATCGAAATGCTTGCCAAAAGAGCAGGGATAACGGCAGCAAAGGCCGAAGCTGGCTTCTATGAAAGGGTCAAAAAGGAAGATGTCATAGGCTCCATTGACCACACTCTACTTTCCGGCACCGCCTCGCCTGAGGAGATAATCAATCTATGCGAGGAAGCTGTAGAGAACCAGTTTGCTGGGGTGTGTATCTATCCTGCTTGGGTTCCTCTGGCTAGAGAGGTACTGCAAGACAAACCCCAAAAGATCTGCACGGTCGTAGCCTTCCCCTCAGGGGCCTTGCCTGCAGTTTTAAAGGCCAAAGAGATAGAATGGGCAAGGGAAAACAGAGCAGACGAGGTAGATGTGGTTTTAAACATAGTCAATATACTTAAAAATGACAAAAAGGCATTGTTGGAGGAGCTGAAAACCCTCCGTGAAGCCGCTGGTGACATATGCCTGAAAGCAATCATAGAAACCAACCTCCTGACAAACCATCAGAAAGCCATGTGCGTAACCTTGGCAGAAGAGGCCAGAATAGACTACATTAAGACAGGCACGGGTGAGAAAGGCCCTGTAACATTCTTCGACGTGGCATTTCTTAAATCCCTTACCTCCGACTCCTCGGGACTCAAGATAAAAGCTGCAGGTGGAATAAGGTCCATGAAGGCTGCCGAAATATTGGTAGCCCTGGGGGCCAGCCGTTTGGGTACATCCAAGGCCCTGGAGCTTTTATCAAGCCGCCAATGCTAA
- a CDS encoding homoserine dehydrogenase (PFAM: Homoserine dehydrogenase; Homoserine dehydrogenase, NAD binding domain~COGs: COG0460 Homoserine dehydrogenase~InterPro IPR005106: IPR001342: IPR019811~KEGG: aco:Amico_0287 homoserine dehydrogenase~PFAM: homoserine dehydrogenase; homoserine dehydrogenase NAD-binding~PRIAM: Homoserine dehydrogenase~SPTR: Homoserine dehydrogenase), with the protein MDILLLGFGAVGRAFCELLEERSSSLRKVLPKGEEIRVVGIGTRTRGCLYKSNGLPLSAVLDWESKTGKLFGLEGVSCPNDSESLVEQGDYDLLVECTTSSLYSSAPIARAIKKALDRGKAVVTCNSTMVYRHYFELKELAECKGGALLFDSAVVAGTPIFSYVRHFLPAVKVSACYGVLNGTANYVLEMMEDGATLDEAVMEAVRKGFAEKDPLLDIEGTDSAIKASIIAQALMDAPFQALDDMIIEGIRNVTPDMLRKAKKEGGRVKLVANIRRGSSSVEISVKPEIIPSENPVSKLRGASKGVIITTDLAGEVYLASDGFGPRQMAYGLLRDSIEAGSQKMGPCN; encoded by the coding sequence ATGGACATACTACTTCTAGGTTTTGGAGCAGTAGGAAGAGCTTTCTGTGAACTTTTGGAAGAGAGGTCTTCTAGCTTACGTAAGGTGTTGCCTAAAGGAGAGGAAATAAGGGTCGTGGGGATAGGCACAAGAACCAGGGGGTGCCTATATAAGAGTAATGGCCTCCCTTTGAGTGCGGTCCTTGATTGGGAATCAAAAACAGGTAAGCTATTTGGCCTAGAGGGGGTTTCGTGTCCAAATGATAGCGAGAGCCTCGTTGAGCAGGGGGATTATGACCTTTTGGTGGAGTGCACCACGTCCTCTTTGTATTCTAGTGCCCCAATAGCCCGTGCCATTAAAAAAGCCCTTGATAGGGGAAAGGCCGTTGTGACCTGTAACAGTACCATGGTCTATAGACACTACTTTGAGCTTAAGGAACTTGCAGAGTGCAAAGGGGGGGCTTTGCTCTTCGATTCGGCTGTAGTTGCAGGAACTCCCATTTTTTCCTATGTGAGACACTTCCTTCCTGCTGTGAAAGTGAGTGCTTGCTATGGGGTTCTCAACGGTACCGCCAACTATGTCTTAGAGATGATGGAAGATGGAGCTACTCTGGATGAGGCAGTAATGGAAGCGGTTCGTAAGGGGTTCGCTGAGAAGGATCCCCTTTTGGACATCGAAGGGACGGACAGCGCGATAAAGGCGTCAATAATAGCTCAGGCGCTGATGGATGCGCCGTTTCAGGCTTTGGACGATATGATTATCGAGGGGATAAGAAATGTTACCCCAGATATGCTCAGAAAGGCGAAGAAAGAAGGAGGCAGGGTGAAGCTCGTGGCCAATATACGAAGGGGATCCTCCTCGGTTGAGATCTCTGTAAAACCTGAAATAATTCCCTCCGAAAACCCAGTGTCTAAATTGAGAGGGGCTTCCAAGGGGGTAATTATAACGACCGACCTAGCAGGAGAAGTCTACCTGGCCTCCGATGGATTTGGCCCGAGACAGATGGCTTATGGACTTTTAAGAGACTCCATAGAAGCTGGTTCGCAGAAGATGGGTCCTTGCAATTAA
- a CDS encoding peptidase U62 modulator of DNA gyrase (PFAM: Putative modulator of DNA gyrase~COGs: COG0312 Zn-dependent protease and their inactivated homologs~InterPro IPR002510~KEGG: aco:Amico_0291 peptidase U62 modulator of DNA gyrase~PFAM: peptidase U62 modulator of DNA gyrase~SPTR: Peptidase U62 modulator of DNA gyrase): MLKEMPDRKKVEAAAAFALDAVKSLGPYKADVYYIARKSAYVSFREGTPEENKAEVLWRIGLRAVDPHGRQGVSDTDDLSMDGIKKMVEWSVANCKVSQPDGNVEMFKGKYESVDLKLFDPEVLRLRHEDKVNFCMTMHQVASSQDKVRSVRSSSFGSGMSEEFYVSTEGVSFWERQTEVSWGVAVVMESDGEMDMGGFGEATCSLRDVSLEKTALEAVKRTAVALGGKPVPTGQYTLVLDPEVAAVLVEVIGELFLSSSIHKNRSMLKDKLGQQVASRVLTLIDDGRLPGRLGSSSFDAEGVPTQRTIMMESGVVKSFLYDLKNAKIAGVNSTGNAVRSTGSLPDVGFTNLYMEPGKGTLNDFLDAPGPKLYITELMGVHTVDPVSGDFSLGAKGALCESSSEYRPVAGITIAGNLMDLMMKVSSVGEDLRFFGSTGGCSMVIEDVQVAGS; the protein is encoded by the coding sequence GTGTTGAAGGAGATGCCGGACAGGAAGAAAGTAGAGGCTGCTGCAGCTTTCGCCCTTGATGCAGTGAAATCTCTAGGTCCTTATAAAGCAGATGTTTATTATATAGCCAGAAAGTCTGCATACGTGAGCTTCAGGGAGGGAACACCGGAAGAGAACAAAGCAGAAGTCCTTTGGAGGATTGGCCTCAGAGCTGTAGATCCTCACGGTCGTCAGGGGGTTTCGGATACAGATGACCTCTCCATGGACGGAATAAAAAAAATGGTCGAGTGGAGCGTGGCAAACTGCAAGGTCTCCCAACCTGACGGGAACGTGGAGATGTTTAAGGGTAAATACGAATCGGTGGATTTGAAGCTCTTTGACCCTGAAGTCCTTAGATTGAGACATGAGGATAAAGTCAATTTCTGCATGACGATGCACCAAGTTGCATCCTCCCAGGATAAGGTAAGGTCCGTTAGAAGTTCAAGTTTTGGAAGCGGCATGAGCGAGGAGTTCTACGTCTCCACGGAGGGCGTATCCTTTTGGGAGAGACAGACGGAGGTCTCGTGGGGGGTTGCCGTGGTCATGGAAAGTGATGGCGAGATGGATATGGGAGGCTTTGGTGAGGCCACCTGTTCTCTTCGCGATGTATCTTTAGAGAAGACTGCCCTCGAGGCCGTTAAGCGGACCGCTGTGGCCTTGGGGGGGAAACCTGTGCCTACGGGACAATACACGTTGGTCTTGGATCCAGAGGTGGCAGCCGTATTAGTGGAAGTCATAGGAGAGCTCTTTTTGAGTTCCAGCATACATAAGAACCGTTCCATGCTAAAGGACAAGCTGGGGCAACAAGTGGCTTCCAGAGTGCTGACATTGATAGATGACGGAAGGCTTCCGGGGAGGCTGGGATCATCGTCTTTCGATGCAGAGGGTGTTCCCACCCAAAGGACGATCATGATGGAGTCTGGTGTAGTCAAAAGTTTCTTGTATGACCTAAAAAATGCCAAGATAGCAGGGGTTAACTCTACCGGAAATGCCGTGCGCTCTACAGGTTCTTTGCCTGACGTAGGATTTACCAACCTTTATATGGAGCCAGGCAAGGGTACCTTGAATGATTTTTTGGATGCTCCAGGTCCCAAGCTATACATAACAGAGCTCATGGGCGTGCATACGGTAGATCCTGTCAGTGGGGACTTTTCCCTTGGAGCCAAGGGGGCGTTGTGTGAGAGCTCTTCAGAGTACCGACCGGTAGCGGGAATAACCATAGCAGGAAATTTGATGGATTTGATGATGAAAGTAAGTAGTGTGGGAGAGGACCTTCGTTTCTTTGGAAGCACAGGGGGCTGTTCCATGGTGATAGAGGATGTGCAGGTTGCGGGCAGCTAA
- a CDS encoding L-threonine aldolase (PFAM: Beta-eliminating lyase~COGs: COG2008 Threonine aldolase~InterPro IPR001597~KEGG: aco:Amico_0290 threonine aldolase~PFAM: aromatic amino acid beta-eliminating lyase/threonine aldolase~PRIAM: Threonine aldolase~SPTR: Threonine aldolase), whose translation MKKIDLRSDTVTVPTQEMREAMASAEVGDDVYGEDPTVNKLEEVTAEKVGKEAGLFVTSGTQGNLIALLAHCSKGDGAILGADCHIYNYEGGGIAAIAGVLPLLVDDTGGIMSKESVKKWCRPHNVHFAPARLLCLENTHNRQGGNAVSPSVFREVAEAAKAEGLSVHLDGARIFNAAVAWGVDVKEYTTAVDTVQLCLSKGLGAPVGSVLCGPKDFIEKARHWRKRLGGGMRQAGVIAACGLIAVEKMVDRLEEDHKNAALLAELLEEGGLHVEKPDKRTNMVYFVVKGEESKVEELTKRCAARGVLFNALSKGRFRLVTHLWVTEKDVREAAKIIIEEAAAC comes from the coding sequence ATGAAGAAGATAGATTTGAGAAGCGACACTGTCACAGTGCCTACCCAGGAGATGAGAGAGGCCATGGCCTCGGCAGAAGTAGGAGACGACGTATATGGAGAGGATCCCACGGTCAATAAGCTTGAGGAAGTAACTGCCGAGAAAGTTGGCAAGGAAGCGGGGCTTTTCGTAACTTCGGGGACTCAGGGAAACCTAATAGCCCTTCTGGCGCACTGCTCCAAGGGAGATGGAGCCATACTAGGGGCAGATTGCCACATATACAACTATGAAGGCGGTGGAATAGCTGCTATAGCTGGAGTGCTGCCCCTTCTGGTTGACGATACAGGAGGCATAATGTCCAAGGAAAGCGTAAAAAAGTGGTGCAGGCCCCACAATGTTCACTTTGCCCCTGCGCGTCTTTTATGTCTTGAGAACACCCATAACCGACAGGGCGGCAACGCCGTTTCGCCCAGCGTCTTCAGGGAAGTAGCTGAAGCCGCAAAAGCGGAGGGCCTATCGGTACATCTGGATGGCGCCCGGATCTTCAACGCAGCGGTTGCGTGGGGCGTGGACGTCAAGGAATATACTACTGCAGTGGATACCGTTCAACTTTGTTTGTCCAAGGGGCTTGGAGCTCCCGTAGGGTCGGTGTTGTGCGGTCCAAAGGATTTCATAGAGAAGGCGCGACATTGGAGGAAGAGGCTTGGCGGAGGGATGAGGCAGGCTGGAGTGATTGCTGCCTGCGGTCTTATAGCTGTAGAAAAGATGGTGGATCGCCTTGAGGAAGATCATAAAAACGCTGCATTGTTGGCAGAGCTCCTTGAGGAAGGTGGGCTCCACGTAGAGAAACCTGACAAGAGGACCAACATGGTTTATTTCGTTGTTAAGGGTGAGGAATCGAAAGTAGAAGAGTTAACGAAGCGATGTGCTGCCCGGGGGGTTCTTTTCAATGCCCTATCGAAGGGGCGTTTCAGGCTTGTAACCCACCTGTGGGTTACCGAGAAGGACGTAAGGGAAGCGGCAAAGATCATAATAGAGGAGGCTGCTGCGTGTTGA